The following proteins are encoded in a genomic region of Xenopus laevis strain J_2021 chromosome 3L, Xenopus_laevis_v10.1, whole genome shotgun sequence:
- the LOC121401193 gene encoding uncharacterized protein LOC121401193, whose protein sequence is MSIASFDELLSIVKPGLCRAQSLMRGSISPEERLCVTLRFLATGQSFASMYFQFLIGRSTISIIVRETCQIIWIELQRIVLPPPNENAWRTIAEDFYKHTNFPNCLGALDGKHIRVTMPFKSGSKYFNYKNTFQLSFWLVLMPIIASLSLMWDPMEALVMPVLSGIRHWDADYQKGHLVYLFLDHCLGPRHLPCLMFLWEMKPLVSQKI, encoded by the exons ATGTCGATTGCAAGTTTTGATGAACTTCTCAGCATTGTAAAACCAGGACTGTGTCGTGCCCAAAGTTTGATGAGGGGTTCAATCTCACCAGAGGAGCGGCTGTGTGTGACACTAAG gtTTTTAGCGACTGGACAGTCATTTGCTTCTATGTACTTTCAATTCCTAATTGGTCGAAGCACTATAAGCATCATTGTAAGAGAAACATGTCAGATTATTTGGATTGAGCTGCAAAGAATTGTCCTGCCGCCCCCAAATGAAAATGCTTGGCGTACCATTGCTGAAGATTTttacaaacacaccaattttccTAATTGCTTGGGGGCCTTGGATGGAAAGCACATCAGAGTTACAATGCCATTCAAAAGTGGATCAAAgtactttaattacaaaaataCTTTTCAGTTGTCCTTCTGGCTAGTGTTGATGCCAATTATTGCTTCACTATCATTGATGTGGGATCCTATGGAAGCACTGGTGATGCCAGTGCTTTCCGGCATTCGGCATTGGGACGCAGATTATCAGAAGGGTCACTTGGTATACCTCTTCCTAGACCATTGCCTGGGACCACGGCACCTTCCTTGCCTTATGTTTTTGTGGGAGATGAAGCCTTTGGTCTCACAGAAAATATAA